TGACCTGACGCGCATGGAGTACATACCCGTGGCCGTCCGCACCCAGATCCTCTTCTTCTGTGTGTCCGACCTGGCCAATGTGGACCCCATGTACCAGTACTCCCTCGAGTGGTTTCTCAACATCTTCCTCTCGGGCATCGCCAACTCAGAGAGAGCAGGTAGCACCGGCATGCCAGGCTCCTACCCTGCACAGATATGACCCATGTGGACACATTTCCACTGTGGGGCACACACAAACTCACAACTGTGTTCACTGGCGTACACTCTCCTCTTAGACTCACAATACATAAGAATGCACACAGCATGCCTACCCTCCACCGAGCCCCTTCACTGGGAACACGAAGTGCCCAAGAGGGGGCCCAGGCTGCCCCTACGGCTGCTGGGGAGACTGGCTAGGCTGGGCTGGACCCCGGggctcttccttcctctcaccTCTCCGCGCTGCCGTCACTTCTCCACTCCACAGACAACCTGAAGAAGCGCATCTCCAACATCAACCGCTACCTGACCTACAGCCTCTACAGCAACGTCTGCCGCAGCCTCTTCGAGAAGCACAAGCTGATGTTTGCCTTCCTGCTGTGTGTTCGCATCATGATGAACGAGGGCAAAATCAACCAGGTGCTGGCAGAGACACCCAGGACAGACTGCCTGAGGGGTGGCCCTGTGGCAGGGCCTGAGAACAGggtggaaggaaagggaaagccaGGCATGAAGGCACCGTGAGAGCAAAGGGGCAGAGGAAACACAATTCCTTGATTAAAAGCagccagggccgggcacggtgactcatgcctgcaatcccagcactttgggaggccgaggcagatggatcacttgaggccaggagttcaagaccaccctggtctctactaaaaatacaaaaattagctgggtgtggtggtgcacgcctgtaatcccagctactcaggaggctgaggcaggagaatcgcttgaacccagaaggtggaggttgcagtgggctgagatcgtgccactgcactccagcctggaagacagagcgatattctgtctcaaaataaataaataaaagcagccaGAAGACCCTGGGTTAATTGTGCTCCAACCAATGGCTCAAGGTTCAAGAAGGCCAATGTTGTGAGCACAGGCCTTCTCGAGCCTTGAGTGTGCTGGTGAGCACAAAGACTGTCCCCAGGGACGGACTGTCCTGAGCCTCCCACACCTGCTTGGCCAGGAACTCACACTCTCATGAAGCCCTACGCATTTCGTGGTGCAGCGGAAAGCCCTGCCGAGACAGTGAGAGTGACAGCCACCACTGTCAGAGCCCTAACTGCGTGCCTGGCACAGGACTCTGGCCTGGGAAGCAGTCAGCCTTCTGATTCTTTCTACTCCCAAATGAGGAggcagaggcccagagaagtcaCATCTCTTGCCCTAAGGGCACACAGCCAGGAAAAGGCAGGGTGGGAACACTAACCCAGACCTGTTTGACTACCACCCCCAAGGGAGACTCAGTTTCTCCAGGTGAGGGTGGTTGGAGAGGCACTACTGGGTGGGGGTGCCCAGAGCAGGAGGAGCTGGCCAGGGCCTGGGCATCAGCCTCCTCCTGTCCCCTGCCAGAGTGAGTGGCAATACCTCCTGTCCGGGGGCTCCATCTCGATCATGACTGAGAATCCGGCACCGGACTGGCTGTCAGAGCGGGCTTGGCGAGACATCCTAGCACTCTCGAACCTGCCaaccttttcctccttctcttccgaCTTCGTGAAGCACCTCTCAGAATTCCGGGTCATCTTCGACAGCCTTGAGCCCCACCGGTTAGCTGGGCCCCAGAATATGGCAGGATGAGCCCATCAAGGGGATGAGTCCCTAGGAAAGGCTTGTCTGGGAGCCTTCTCTAAGGGGCCACCCAGGGTTGCCCTGTGGCTGTGGCCACATCTCATCTGTGCCTCCAGTGCCATACCCCTGGGATAGCCCACTCTCCCCAGCTGTCTGGCTGGCCGAATCCCTGGGGCCACCAACCTCCTTCCAACAGGCTGGCTCTCAGGGAGGTGTGGGCCACTGTTGCAGGGAGCCTTTGCCTGGCATCTGGGACCAGTACCTAGACCAGTTCCAGAAGCTGCTAGTCCTCCGCTGCCTGCGTGGGGACAAGGTTACCAACGCCATGCAGGACTTTGTGGCCACCAACCTGGAGCCACGCTTCATTGAGCCCCAGGCAAGTGCTGGAACCCTGGCAGGACTGGCACCTTGAGCTTGTCCCCACCCTGGGTCCCAGGGCCCTGGCTGCATCTGGATAGACTACTTGGCCAGGCCAGGACCCCTGCTTGCTCCCTAAAGGCTCTGAGAGGTTCCAGCCCCCACCAGGAAGCCCACTGGGGACCACTCTGAGAACCCCAGATCCCCCTCCCTTGCCCTGATCTCTCTGCAGCCCCAGGTGGTCTCAGCATCTCCCCCTGCCCTTGCAGACAGCCAATCTGTCAGTGGTGTTCAAAGACTCCAACTCCACCACACCCCTCATCTTTGTGCTGTCACCCGGCACAGACCCTGCTGCCGACCTCTACAAGTTTGCCGAAGAAATGAAGTTCTCCAAAAAGCTCTCTGCCATCTCCCTGGGCCAGGGGCAGGTCAGGGCTAGGCAGGAAGGGAGTGGGCTGGGGGGTGGGCAAGCTGGCCCCCTGCTCAGTGCTCTTGCCCCTGCAGGGCTCTCGGGCAGAAGCCATGATGCGCAGCTCCATAGAGAGGGGCAAATGGGTCTTCTTCCAGAACTGCCACCTGGCACCAAGCTGGATGCCAGCCCTAGAACGCCTCATCGAGCACATCAACCCCGACAAGGTGTGTTGCCCTGCCCATCACAGACCCAGTGGGGCCTCCTCTGCATCCATCAGGGACTAATGAGGCAGAAATAAGAGAATCATGCAAAGCACTCCGCCCAGCCTCCAGCACGTGGCAAGTGCTCAGCAACTGACATGTGCCACGCATCGACATCATTAATCCTCTCAatccacccccatccccagttACCTGTACAAGTGGTGATGTGACTTGTCCAGGGACACCCAGCACAGACTGTGACCTGGGACTTGCcaaagccctttttttttttttttcagacggagtctcactctgtcaccgggtctggggtgcagtggtgcaatctcagttcactgcaacctccacctcccgagttcaagcgattcttctgcctcagcctcccgagtagctggtagtaacctgccactatgcccagctaattttttgtatttttagtggagatggcatttcaccatgttggccaggctgttctcgaactcctgacctcgtgattcgcctgccttggccttccaaagtgctgggattacagacgtgagccaccgcgcccagccaaaagccCAATTCTTAACCAGTTGTCTGTGCAGCCTCGCCTGACCCACCTCAGGGTCCCTGGGCAGGAGGGAGCCTGGTGTCAGGGTGGCCACCAGATATGGGTCTCAATGCTCACGTGGAGCCATGGCCACCAGGTACACAGGGACTTCCGCCTCTGGCTCACCAGCCTGCCCAGCAACAAGTTCCCAGTGTCCATCCTGCAGAACGGCTCCAAGATGACCATTGAGCCGCCACGCGGTGTCAAGGCCAACCTGCTGAAGTCCTATAGTAGCCTTGGTGAAGACTTCCTCAACTCCTGCCACAGGGTGAGGCACACTTGGTGCAGGTGTACCCTACCTGCCCCCGTCCCCGCTCCTcacctcccctgcctcccacctcccccaggtGATGGAGTTCAAGTCTCTGCTGCTGTCTCTGTGCTTGTTCCATGGGAACGCCCTGGAGCGCCGTAAATTTGGGCCCCTGGGCTTCAACATCCCCTATGAGTTCACGGATGGAGATCTGCGCATCTGCATCAGCCAGCTCAAGATGTTCCTGGACGAATATGATGACATCCCGTACAAGGTGGGCCTGGGGCAGACTGGGGCCTGGGGGACTGGGCACTTAGGGGAgccctcacccacccaccccataGGTCCTCAAGTACACGGCAGGGGAGATCAATTACGGGGGCCGTGTCACTGATGACTGGGACCGGCGCTGCATCATGAACATCCTGGAGGACTTCTACAACCCTGACGTGCTCTCCCCTGAGCACAGCTACAGCGCCTCGGGCATCTACCACCAGATCCCGCCCACCTACGACCTCCACGTGAGTCCAGCCCAAAGGGCTGCACAGGAGGGGACTGCCAGCCTGGGGTTCTGGGGTACCATGAGCACCTTGGTGCTGGGTGGGAGGAGATGCAGCCCCCACCCTCCATCAGCTGTCTTTTCATCAGTCAATCCATCCCATCCCACAAAGACAGCCTTGGCGAGGGAGTCAGACCCTGCCCGCTGGGGCTCGCCTCTGTGAGTGAACTCCTGGTCAGCCACTCCCTGGGTGGAATTACTCAGTGAAGGCTTGGGGCAGCTCCTCCAAGGCAGTAACCAGGCCCAGGCTCCACAGTCAGGGAGGGCTGCCACAGAAATGATGCTTCCCCTAAGATGTGTGAGGAGAAGCCATGAGCCAGGGCTGGGTTGTGTGGGTCATCAGTGCAAAGGGCCTGTGGCAGGAGGGAGCCTGACAAATTTGGGCCACTGAATAGAGGGGCAGGGAATGGATGGCAGTAACaaggaggctgggagggaagCAAGGGCCACACCACACAGTGCCTCAGAGGCCTGGAGTCCCAAAAGCAGGGACATGCATAAGGGTTATGAGCAGGAGTGACAAGTGGGGGATGTGACAAGTGGGGATGTGCTCCATTGGAGGGTAACTCTGAAGGCTGGGGCAGAGCAAGCCAGGGGCTTCCATGTTGGCCTCCTCTCTCCTAGGGCTACCTCTCCTACATCAAGAGCCTCCCACTCAATGATATGCCTGAGATCTTTGGCCTGCATGACAATGCCAACATCACCTTTGCCCAGAACGAGACGTTCGCCCTCCTGGGCACCATCATCCAGCTGCAACCCAAATCATCTTCTGCAGGCAGCCAGGGCCGGGAGGAGGTGGGTGGTGTCAGAGTAAGGGGCCCAAGGGCTGGACGGGCTGGGCTTCACCATCCTGCCCACTCCCCTGTGGGAAGGACCCCTGTGCATGTGGAATCCCACAGGGGATAAGGGGGCCCAGCCTTGACCCCACAGTGTTCCTTTGCCCCTGCAGATAGTGGAGGACATCACCCGAAACATTCTGCTCAAGGTGCCTGAGCCTATCAACTTGCAATGGGTGATGGCCAAGTACCCAGTGCTGTATGAGGAATCAATGAACACAGTGCTAGTACAAGAGGTCATTAGGTAATCACCCTGCCACACCCTCGCCCCGAGTCAGCGGCCACTGGACTGTAGAGAAATGACAACAGGGGTTACTATGGGCCAGATGCCATGCCAAGTGTTACACATCCTCTAACTCAGCtattttttgtcgttgttgttgacacggagtctctctctgttgccatgctggagtgcagcggtgtgatctcagctcactgcaatctccacctcccgggttcaagcgattctcctgcctcagcttcctgaatagctgggactataggcgcacaccacctaATTagcgtgcccagctaatttttgtatttttaatagagacggggtttcaccatgttggccaggatggtctcgatctcctgacctcatgatccgcctgcctcggcctcccaaagtgctgggattacaggcatgagccaccgcacctggccaactcagccgtatttttattattcacattttgtaGACAAGTAAACTGTGACCCCAAAATGTTCCGTAAGCTATCCAAGTCCAACTTCACACATTTGCTAAGGGCCAGAGCTGGGGTTTGTACCCAGGCCACCTGACCCAGCTCTCTGCTCTTAGCCTCTATGTTTTGCCACTGTTTTTCACTCTGTGGCCTTGAGCTGCAGAGCATAGCTACTGCCACGTGACCCCAGCCCACTACCTATTCTCTTGCCACTGGCCTCACAGGTACAATCGGCTGCTGCAGATGATCACACAGACACTGCAAGACCTACTCAAGGCACTCAAGGGGCTGGTAGTGATGTCCTCTCAGCTGGAGCTGATGGCTGCCAGCCTGTACAACAATACTGTGCCTGAGCTCTGGAGTGCCAAGGCCTACCCATCGCTCAAGCCTCTGTCATCATGGGTCATGGACCTGCTGCAACGCCTGGACTTTCTGCAGGCCTGGATCCAAGATGGCATCCCAGCTGTCTTCTGGATCAGTGGCTTCTTCTTCCCCCAGGCTTTCTTAACAGGCACTCTGCAGAATTTTGCCCGCAAATTTGTCATCTCCATTGACACCATCTCCTTTGATTTCAAGGTCTGGGCACAGCCAGGGCCAGGTCAGGTGACAGGCTAGGGTACAGCCCAGGGAGGAGAGGCTCTGAGGCCACGGTTGGTTGGCAGTTGGGGGACCCCTAAGCCAGGGCATGGAAAGACCCAAGCCAGAAGAGGCCATGAGTCCCAGGAACGGGTCTGGGCTGGGTCCATCAGAAATCCacaggggcagggcacagaccaCAGGCCATGGGCTAAAGTGGTAGGTACGTGATGATGGGCAGGCAGGCAGCATTAGGCAGCCCTCTCAGAAAGGAGTTTTGTGCCTCCTAACCCAGATTCTGGGTATTGTTATGTGTATGGGGTGTGTCTGTGTCTACCCACAGGTGATGTTTGAGGCACCAACAGAGTTAACACAAAGACCCCAAGTAGGGTGCTATATCCATGGATTATTCCTGGAAGGTGCCCGCTGGGATCCAGAGGCCTTCCAGCTGACAGAGTCTCAGCCCAAGGAGCTGTACACAGAGATGGCTGTTATCTGGCTCTTGCCAACACCCAACCGCAAGGCCCAGGACCAGGACTTTTACCTGTGCCCCATCTACAAGACACTGACTCGTGCTGGTATGAGGCCTGGGACGGGAGCCTACACTATGGGCGGGGACCCAGGACtaacccagcccagcccagcccagcccaagcCAGTCACTTATCCAGGTTAGTTGAACAAGGAAGGACAACAGAGATTTGGGCCAGGCCAGCAAGCAGCAGGCAGGTTAATGCCCAAGGCCTGCCGTCTGGCTGTGGGGAGCACCCTGAACTCCTATCCTGCATGCCTCCCTCAGCAGGCCCACCTTGGGCCCCAAGAGCCTACAAGCCCCAGCCTGTCATTGGGAGTTCAGAGGGGTAACTGAGGCCCAGGGCAGGAACTTGTCTGGACTAGGTCCATCAGAGAATGAAAAGGGGCATCAACTCTGCCATCCCTATCTTCAGTCCCCAATACACTAACCCTGGGCAGGCTTGAACCCTGGCCAGACCCCCTCACCAGGTAGGCTTCCTCTTGGGTCAGGGCCCCCTCCCTGTCCTCAGCTTAGTCTGCCCACTGCCCTGCCCCTACGCTATCCCTGCTAGTAGTAATAGGGTATGGCCTAACCCGTCCCCCTCCTTGCCCATTCCAGGAACACTATCAACCACAGGACACTCTACCAACTATGTCATTGCTGTGGAGATCCCCACCCATCAGCCCCAGCGACACTGGATAAAGCGTGGTGTGGCCCTCATCTGTGCCCTGGACTACTAGACTCAGAAGAGCTGGGGCCATTAAAGCTGAATTTTCTAAGCAGTCCAGCTGTGCCTTAGCTGCTTGCATGAGGACCCCTCTGCAGGACTCACTACCAGGGGGCTGGTGAGGGGCTGCAGCAGCCTCAGCAGACGATGCAGTCGGCAGAGGAGAGCGGGACAGAGGTGGCAGCTTTGACCTGCTTTACCTGTCCAAACGCAACAAGGAAGAGATGCCCAGCGCCCTCCCAGGGAGAACACGCCAGGCGAGATTAGATTAGAGGCAGCCCCGCCTCTTTGACCCACAGTCCTAGCACCTCTCCAGGCTGCAAAGCCACAGATTTGGTGAAAGCCATGGCCCTCTCCCCAGAAAGTGCACCCTGTCTACAGTCCACCTGAAGCCCCTCCTCAGCTCAGGTCCTAAATCCCAGGCCTAGGATTCCAAGGATCTCTGGCCCAAGACAGCTGGACACTCAAGTATCATATACTTCTTACCTTTCTGGTCCCAGGGCCCTAGGCCCACGAGGTCTAGTAAGgccctccctcccaccacacacGTCTAGCCCAGCCTCCATATCTCAGGCCAGCAACCACAGGAGGGTTCATTTCTCAGGAGATTCTTAGGagagttttattcattcattgatccAGTATTTACAGGGGCTAGAGGGGTCAAGCTGTGCTCAGCCCAGAGGCAGCTGCCACACTTGCCAGCACCCCCAACTCAGTCACTATGTACAGATAAAGGGGCCTGCTTGGATCACCTTTTTCAAAGCCATCTGGCAGAGGCCATGGGGCTGTGCTGGGGCCTGGGCTCCAGAGGCACTGCTGGGCCCATTACCCCTTGGCATCAGGTCCTCTGGAACACAGGGGCTCCAACGGGTTGTCTTGATCCTGCTGTCCCCCACCCTGAGTGCCTTGCAGAGGCTGAGGAAACTGGAGTAGCAGGAAGAGCTGAGTGGTGCCAGCTTCCTATAAGCAACCCTGTCTCTGCTACCCCTGAGAGGGAGACATGGTAATACTGAGGGGCTGGACAGAGGCTCTTCTGAGCCTCAAGCTCCAGGGACAGAGACCTAGAGCCCAATTTAGGCCCACAGCTAGGACCACAACACTGAAGGCGAAGAGCCCTAGAGCCTTGCTATGGAGAGCAGTCTTGAACAGCCTGGCTAGAACAAGGAAGACAGTTCACAGGCCACTGAACAGTTCCCACATGCTCTGCTCAGGCCATGGGATCCCAGCAGCCTGCTCACCCCAACCCCACTGGGACACCCTACTCCCAACCCAGCTCAGTGCTGGGTCCCTGAGTTTGGCACTCTCCTAAGAGGAATGAAGAGAGAAGGCCTGGCTTCCTTACAACAGGGACAGGCTGGTGGCTGGGGCTAGAGCAGCAGGGCCCAGAGCCCAGGGCCCACCCAGGCCCCCAGCTAGGACCCTGTAGTTGGGACCATGGCATGATACAAGGACCTGGGCCCACCAGGACAGCTCCTAGGAGAGAAAGCATAGTCAGGTAGGAACTTATGTCAACATGGTGGCATGCTGGGTTGGAGCCCAGAAAAATAGATGTCTCTGAtaggtaaaatatatattctgctgcccaggcagaAGGGCCAGGTCCTGCTGCTCCACAGCCGGCTGTGGAGGAAGCTGCAGTACCTCGCTGTGCCCCAACTCCAGATGCTGCCTCCTGAGCACTACGGGGCTGATCTGCCGTGTCAGGCCTCAGGGCACGATGGAAGGAATGTGGCCTGGTTCCTCCCATTCCCAGGGCCTGGACTCTCTGGCTGGGACTATTCAGTAATACTGGGAAAAGGGGAAGTGGGGCAGGGAAGGACCCTGGTGAGGGCCACACGGCAAGAGTGGGCTGCAGAGTCAGGGCCAGCAGTCTTCACTGGCGCTTGGCCTTGTAGGGGCGAGAGCGTTTCCGCCGGTCAGGCTTCCGCTGCTTGTGGAGCCGGCCGATGCTGACCCCTTGGCGCCGCCGCACGGAGATGTTCTGCTCCACTAGGTTGGCCAGCATGCCTGCGAAGAGGTAGAGACCCTTGAGCAGGTGCTGGCTGTCTCAGGCCAGGAGCTGAGGCTCTCATGGCCCTCCCTGTGCCCCAAGGTCTGCTCAAGCCTCAGGAGAGGCCAGGGGAGGGGAGCTGAAGGACACGACCCTCAGCAGGGCATTCCAGTTAAGACAGCAGCGCATCCCCTCACCTTCCTGAGCCAGCATGGAGATAAAGGTGCAGATGAACTCATCGTAGTTGTGGGTCCTTCTCTGGTCATCAATCTGTAGGAGAGAAGAAGACTGAGAGCACTGGAGCCAATCTTGCCAGAGCAGCCACCAGTGGACCTCGGGAGAGGCCAGATCAGGCAACTGGAGAAATCACCCACCTTgaacttcttcctcttctctaccTCTTCCTTGAGGCACGCCTCATAGTTTGCAATCTCAGCCTCCACACACTTCAGCAGTGCCAGCAGCTCCTGCCAAAACCCAGCATTGCACCTCTGATGGGGGCGGGTCAGCAACAAAGCCCCACGAGCAGTAGGCAGCTAGAGGCAAGGATGAGCAGCGAGTCCATGCCTATCaaggcccctgccaccacccaACCCAGAAAGTCTTCTGGCACATGGCTCCAGCCACCAATCTTCACACCAAAGTTCCAATCAAGAACTTGGCACCTGGGCAGGAGGAGCTCAGGCCTTACCCTCTGCCAGGATTAAAGGAGAAAACCACAACGGAGGCTCACCTTGGGTGAGTATTTCTCCCCACTCAAGGGCTCGCCAGGCCTCACCATCCCCGTCTTCTCTCTGCTGTCCGTGGCTTCCACGACCTCCTTCTCCACTGGGCTGCTGGACCCCTGGCTGCCTTGGATTGGTCTGATGGAGGGCGAGGAACCCTTCCCACCCTCTGGGAAGAGAGGTCACAAGAAAATCATCAGAGTGCAGGACACTTTGTGGTCACTTGGccacttccctcctccctcctgggtGCACCAAGTGGCCAGTGAGCCAGTCCAAGGCCCACCTGTCAGCGCCAGGGGACTCAGCACCCCATCCTCAGCCAGGTGCAGCAGGCCTGTGCTGATGACAGGACCCAGATCACGGACAGCACGGTTGTAGCGTATGCAGTCAACACGCAGCAGGCTGTCATCCTCTCCAAAAAGCACCTTGGAGATGTGGGAGGTGACAGGGCTGGAGGGCCGCGTCGGGTTGGCTGAGCGGATAGGTGAGCGCAGTGGCGAGTTGAAAGCACTGCCGATCTCAGAGGCCGTGTCCGTACTCTCATTGCTGGGGGTGGGTGAGGGCTGCGAGTGTGTGGGCACTGCCACAGCCGGACTCCCAGCCCCGCTGCTAGTCTTGATGGACAGAGGAATTGAGAGGTCCTTCTGGGACTCTTTGAGCTTCTCAGCCAAGACGCTGATGGTGTTGGGCTGCAGCACTGACAGTTGCCCATCAGCAGAACCGCTCAATGCCCCTGGCTTCCCTGTTCCCTTCCCCTTATACCTGTGGGGCCCAAGAAGATGTGAAGCAAGGGAACGGGCCAGATGACCATACCCAGCAGTACCCAGAATGGCTTAAATACATCCCGACCTCCAGGGGCTGACCCTAAAACTCCTTACACTTGGTCCAAGCAACTTGAACTAGCCATGCTAAGCCTGGCATCAAGTTCTGACAGCTGCAGCCAAGTGTCCTCAAAAGACACTTCCTCTATTCCAGCCATCCCACTCCTGGCCTTTTGCCAATGCCCTGTGTTCCAGCAAAGCTGCCTCCCTACCACCCACATGTCCTCCATCCCTGCCCCAACCAATCCTTCAAGGCCTGGCTAAAAGGCCACTTCCAATAGGACATGATATAAGCTTATGTGCTCGGCCTTACCCCCCAGCCCACCAAAAACTTCCTGGGGACCTGGGGTCAGCCCCATCATGCCAGCCTCCCCCAGGGCCCCAAACTCCGCAGGTGCTCAACATTATCTGCTGCAGGGCATTCTCAGACACAGACTGAGATATTCAGGATGGGATCTGAAGCACCTAGAACCTGGTAGCCTTAGAAAGCTGGGCTGACCTAAGGGCAGAGTTGGTGTTCTGCACGTCATCCTCCTCGTCATCCTCATAGTCATCCTCGTCATCTGAGTACTGCTGGGGTGGGCGGACTGGAACTCGGCTGCGGCCCACACCTGCCGCCAGGTCTTCTTCCTCCTGGGACAAAGACCAGGGCAGTTACAAACAAGTGCTGCTCGGCCCAGGCTGAGCCTAGACActcacagccagagagaaagccaACATGGTTTTCCAGACTGAGTCAGCGGAACCCCTCCAGCTGTTCCATGGCCTGTCCTTGGCTTGTGGGGAGGCTGCCACCCACTTACACTGCATAGAACCCCACGGAGGGGTTTTAAGAGAAACAGAGTGCCCTGAAACACATGCCTTTATTTTGCCAGTAAAACCCAACCCATAAAGTTGTACCAAGGAGCGTGACCTAAACATTTAATCCCACAGCCACATAACTAGATTAAATTCAAAGGAGCTCTCCCTGCCTCCCTAAGCTCCTGCTGTTGTGGGGGCCTTTTCGTATCAGGCAGAGGAACCTAGCAACCCAGGCCCAGGCAGCTTGACCCAGCCATGCCAAGGGTGAACACCAAGGAACCACATGGGAAAATTGCCTGTTGCAGCCTCTCAAGAGAATCAAGTAGAGAACCCTGCAAGGGTGCTCCCAGCTTACCTGCATGGGGGACTTGGCATAATTGTGATTGTCTAGAAAGGCCGGCAGCCGCTGGACAATgggagtggggttggggggaaCCCCATTGAGGCTGCTGCCTGGAGGCTTCACCACCAGCTTGGGTTTGTTGGGAGGGCTGTGGGATGGGGCTTGTGTGCATGAACCAGCCGCCTCCTCTGCACCATCTGAGACAGGGCAAGAACACAGGCAGGACCTCCAGTAGGATCTCCAAGAAAAGCTCCCAGTCTCCCCGGCCCTGTGAACCAGCACTTCCCAGAGAAGAACAGCCCAGCCAGCTGGTGCAATGGGAGTCAGCAAGCTCTAAGTCATGATCCCGCAATGAGACAGGGCAAAGAATGAGATGGgaaaaaagaagcaggaaaaaaaaaaaaaaaaacgcctcTAGAGAAAACAAGAAAGGGAGTGTACATTACAGAGAAGGGCCCAGGGGCCTGTGGTAACAGCGGCCCTTTACAGGTGCCTTTCTTTAGGGAAGGACTGCTCTCCCTCTACCTTCTGACGGGGAAAGAACACTGCCCAAGGACATCCCCAGAAAAAGACTTTCCCTGCTTAGGCCTCCCATGTCAGACATTAGGGGGTGGCTCTGAGGTCCACAAGAGGTCCCAAACCCCCCAGTACCTGTGTGGTTGCCCTCAGAGGCTGCAGGGGCCCTGTTTGCTTCCAGCACCAGCGGGGACTTGTTGCTGGCTGACTTGGACTCCTCAGGCAGCTGTGACTCTTGAGACTTGTGGGTCTGAATCAGCTCTGGCTGTGTTACTCTTATCAGCTAACAACAGAATCCAGGGCTCAGAGGAGAAAGGGTAGACCCGGGCTTCTACCTTAAATAGCTAAGGGCTGAGGACCTAAAGGAATAATGGCCTTGGCTCTACCCATTCACTCACAGGGAAATAAAACACCCAAACCCAAACTTC
This region of Gorilla gorilla gorilla isolate KB3781 chromosome 2, NHGRI_mGorGor1-v2.1_pri, whole genome shotgun sequence genomic DNA includes:
- the BAP1 gene encoding ubiquitin carboxyl-terminal hydrolase BAP1 isoform X4; protein product: MNKGWLELESDPGLFTLLVEDFGVKGVQVEEIYDLQSKCQGPVYGFIFLFKWIEERRSRRKVSTLVDDTSVIDDDIVNNMFFAHQLIPNSCATHALLSVLLNCSNVDLGPTLSRMKDFTKGFSPESKGYAIGNAPELAKAHNSHARPEPRHLPEKQNGLSAVRTMEAFHFVSYVPITGRLFELDGLKVYPIDHGPWGEDEEWTDKARRVIMERIGLATAGIKYEARLHVLKVNRQTVLEALQQLIRVTQPELIQTHKSQESQLPEESKSASNKSPLVLEANRAPAASEGNHTDGAEEAAGSCTQAPSHSPPNKPKLVVKPPGSSLNGVPPNPTPIVQRLPAFLDNHNYAKSPMQEEEDLAAGVGRSRVPVRPPQQYSDDEDDYEDDEEDDVQNTNSALRYKGKGTGKPGALSGSADGQLSVLQPNTISVLAEKLKESQKDLSIPLSIKTSSGAGSPAVAVPTHSQPSPTPSNESTDTASEIGSAFNSPLRSPIRSANPTRPSSPVTSHISKVLFGEDDSLLRVDCIRYNRAVRDLGPVISTGLLHLAEDGVLSPLALTEGGKGSSPSIRPIQGSQGSSSPVEKEVVEATDSREKTGMVRPGEPLSGEKYSPKELLALLKCVEAEIANYEACLKEEVEKRKKFKIDDQRRTHNYDEFICTFISMLAQEGMLANLVEQNISVRRRQGVSIGRLHKQRKPDRRKRSRPYKAKRQ